Proteins found in one Siniperca chuatsi isolate FFG_IHB_CAS linkage group LG22, ASM2008510v1, whole genome shotgun sequence genomic segment:
- the tec gene encoding tyrosine-protein kinase Tec isoform X1 — MSAELLLEEMLIKRSQQKKRTSPLNYKERLFVLTKSRLTYYDGRAEKKFRRGSIELSRIRCAEIVKNGGGIIPCQNKYPFQVVYDTNILYVFAPSHDSRSLWVQAIKEEIKDNPVVSAKFHPQFWQEGAWLCCRQAEKQALGCEEYNLFGDISRKPLPPIPGEERKNERRRPPPPLPQAAEDDDDDGDDDDDDDEEEEEEEEEVVVALYDFPGTEPHDLSLVKGGEYVILEKCDVNWYRARNMYGEEGYIPSNYITEKKSGNLVQFVWYNQKVNRNKAEELLRKEDKEGAFIVRDSSTPGTYTVSLYTKSASGEGSAAIKHYHIKETQGSPAQFYLAEKHLFSSIPDLIEYHKHNAAGLVARLRYPAGKQDEAAPTTAGFSYEKWEINPNELTFMKELGSGQFGLVRLGKWRAQHKVAIKAIREGAMYEEDFIEEAKVMMKLSHPKLVQLYGVCSHQKPIYIVTEFMEHGCLLNYLRQQRGSFSLGSLLSMCLDVSEGMEHLEANGFIHRDLAARNCLVNDSLVVKVSDFGMARYVLDDQYTSSSGAKFPVKWSPPEVFNFCKYSSKSDVWSYGVLMWEVFTEGRMPFEQNQNHEVVTLVTKGHRLYRPKMATPAIFDIMHLCWSERPEERPSFSQLCLMISDALEGDAPPPN, encoded by the exons ATGAGTGCCGAGCTGCTATTGGAGGAGATGCTCATCAAGCGTTcgcagcagaagaagaggacgtcTCCGCTGAACTACAAGGAGAGGCTGTTTGTCCTCACCAAGAGCAGGCTGACGTACTACGATGGAAGAGCCGAG AAGAAGTTTCGTAGAGGCTCGATCGAGTTGAGCCGCATCAGATGTGCGGAGATCGTCAAGAACGGAGGAGGAATCATCCCCTGCCAGAACAAATACCCCTTTCAG gtggtGTACGACACCAACATCCTCTACGTATTCGCTCCGAGTCACGACAGCAGAAGTCTCTGGGTCCAGGCCATCAAAGAAG AGATCAAAGACAACCCCGTGGTCTCTGCGAAGTTTCACCCTCAGTTCTGGCAGGAAGGGGCTTGGCTCTGCTGTCGCCAGGCGGAAAAACAGGCTCTGGGCTGCGAGGAGTACAACCTGTTTGGAGACA TTTCGAGAAAACCTTTACCCCCTATTCCTGGAGAGGAGCGTAAAAACGAGAGG CGGCGGCCGCCTCCTCCGCTCCCTCAGGCGGCTGAGGACGACGACGACGAtggggatgatgatgatgatgatgacgaggaggaggaggaggaggaggaggaggtggtggtggcgCTGTACGACTTCCCGGGCACCGAGCCGCACGACCTGAGTCTGGTCAAAGGAGGCGAGTACGTCATCCTGGAAAAGTGCGACGTCAACTGGTACAGGGCGCGCAACATGTATGG CGAGGAAGGTTACATCCCAAGTAACTACATAACAGAGAAGAAGTCCGGTAACCTGGTGCAGTTTGT TTGGTACAATCAGAAAGTCAACAGGAACAAGGCAGAGGAGCTGCTGAGGAAGGAG GACAAAGAAGGAGCCTTCATCGTCAGAGACTCCAGCACCCCAGGAACCTACACCGTCTCTCTCTATACCAAGTCTGCTTCTGG ggaAGGAAGTGCAGCTATAAAACATTACCACATCAAGGAGACACAAGGCTCGCCTGCACAGTTCTACCTGGCTGAGAAACACTTGTTCAGCTCCATCCCCGACCTGATCGAGTACCACAAACACAACGCAGCAG GTCTTGTTGCCAGGTTGAGGTATCCTGCAGGGAAACAGGACGAGGCTGCTCCGACCACCGCTGGCTTCAGCTACG AGAAGTGGGAGATCAACCCCAACGAGTTGACCTTCATGAAGGAGCTGGGCAGCGGTCAGTTCGGCCTGGTGAGGCTCGGCAAGTGGAGGGCTCAGCACAAAGTGGCCATCAAGGCCATCAGAGAGGGAGCCATGTACGAGGAGGACTTCATCGAGGAGGCCAAGGTCATGAT GAAACTGTCTCACCCTAAGCTGGTGCAGCTGTATGGAGTGTGCAGCCATCAGAAGCCCATTTACATCGTCACAGAGTTCATGGAGCACGGCTGCCTTCTGAACTACCTCAGGCAGCAGCGGGGCAGCTTCAGCCTGGGGTCCTTGCTGAGTATGTGCCTGGATGTCAGTGAGGGCATGGAGCACCTGGAGGCCAACGGCTTCATCCACAGAGATCTG GCTGCCAGAAACTGTCTGGTGAATGACTCTCTGGTGGTGAAGGTGTCTGACTTTGGCATGGCCAG ATACGTGTTAGATGACCAGTACACCAGCTCATCAGGTGCTAAGTTTCCCGTGAAGTGGTCGCCTCCTGAAGTCTTTAACTTCTGCAAATACAGCAGCAAGTCCGATGTCTGGTCCTACG gtgTGTTGATGTGGGAGGTTTTCACTGAGGGTCGCATGCCGTTTGAACAGAATCAGAACCACGAGGTGGTTACCTTGGTAACCAAGGGTCACCGCCTCTACAGACCCAAAATGGCCACGCCCGCCATCTTTGACATCATGCATCTCTGTTGGAGCGAG aGGCCAGAGGAGCGCCCGTCATTCTCTCAGCTCTGCCTGATGATCTCCGACGCTCTGGAGGGTGACGCCCCTCCCCCAAACTGA
- the tec gene encoding tyrosine-protein kinase Tec isoform X2, with translation MSAELLLEEMLIKRSQQKKRTSPLNYKERLFVLTKSRLTYYDGRAEKKFRRGSIELSRIRCAEIVKNGGGIIPCQNKYPFQVVYDTNILYVFAPSHDSRSLWVQAIKEVSRKPLPPIPGEERKNERRRPPPPLPQAAEDDDDDGDDDDDDDEEEEEEEEEVVVALYDFPGTEPHDLSLVKGGEYVILEKCDVNWYRARNMYGEEGYIPSNYITEKKSGNLVQFVWYNQKVNRNKAEELLRKEDKEGAFIVRDSSTPGTYTVSLYTKSASGEGSAAIKHYHIKETQGSPAQFYLAEKHLFSSIPDLIEYHKHNAAGLVARLRYPAGKQDEAAPTTAGFSYEKWEINPNELTFMKELGSGQFGLVRLGKWRAQHKVAIKAIREGAMYEEDFIEEAKVMMKLSHPKLVQLYGVCSHQKPIYIVTEFMEHGCLLNYLRQQRGSFSLGSLLSMCLDVSEGMEHLEANGFIHRDLAARNCLVNDSLVVKVSDFGMARYVLDDQYTSSSGAKFPVKWSPPEVFNFCKYSSKSDVWSYGVLMWEVFTEGRMPFEQNQNHEVVTLVTKGHRLYRPKMATPAIFDIMHLCWSERPEERPSFSQLCLMISDALEGDAPPPN, from the exons ATGAGTGCCGAGCTGCTATTGGAGGAGATGCTCATCAAGCGTTcgcagcagaagaagaggacgtcTCCGCTGAACTACAAGGAGAGGCTGTTTGTCCTCACCAAGAGCAGGCTGACGTACTACGATGGAAGAGCCGAG AAGAAGTTTCGTAGAGGCTCGATCGAGTTGAGCCGCATCAGATGTGCGGAGATCGTCAAGAACGGAGGAGGAATCATCCCCTGCCAGAACAAATACCCCTTTCAG gtggtGTACGACACCAACATCCTCTACGTATTCGCTCCGAGTCACGACAGCAGAAGTCTCTGGGTCCAGGCCATCAAAGAAG TTTCGAGAAAACCTTTACCCCCTATTCCTGGAGAGGAGCGTAAAAACGAGAGG CGGCGGCCGCCTCCTCCGCTCCCTCAGGCGGCTGAGGACGACGACGACGAtggggatgatgatgatgatgatgacgaggaggaggaggaggaggaggaggaggtggtggtggcgCTGTACGACTTCCCGGGCACCGAGCCGCACGACCTGAGTCTGGTCAAAGGAGGCGAGTACGTCATCCTGGAAAAGTGCGACGTCAACTGGTACAGGGCGCGCAACATGTATGG CGAGGAAGGTTACATCCCAAGTAACTACATAACAGAGAAGAAGTCCGGTAACCTGGTGCAGTTTGT TTGGTACAATCAGAAAGTCAACAGGAACAAGGCAGAGGAGCTGCTGAGGAAGGAG GACAAAGAAGGAGCCTTCATCGTCAGAGACTCCAGCACCCCAGGAACCTACACCGTCTCTCTCTATACCAAGTCTGCTTCTGG ggaAGGAAGTGCAGCTATAAAACATTACCACATCAAGGAGACACAAGGCTCGCCTGCACAGTTCTACCTGGCTGAGAAACACTTGTTCAGCTCCATCCCCGACCTGATCGAGTACCACAAACACAACGCAGCAG GTCTTGTTGCCAGGTTGAGGTATCCTGCAGGGAAACAGGACGAGGCTGCTCCGACCACCGCTGGCTTCAGCTACG AGAAGTGGGAGATCAACCCCAACGAGTTGACCTTCATGAAGGAGCTGGGCAGCGGTCAGTTCGGCCTGGTGAGGCTCGGCAAGTGGAGGGCTCAGCACAAAGTGGCCATCAAGGCCATCAGAGAGGGAGCCATGTACGAGGAGGACTTCATCGAGGAGGCCAAGGTCATGAT GAAACTGTCTCACCCTAAGCTGGTGCAGCTGTATGGAGTGTGCAGCCATCAGAAGCCCATTTACATCGTCACAGAGTTCATGGAGCACGGCTGCCTTCTGAACTACCTCAGGCAGCAGCGGGGCAGCTTCAGCCTGGGGTCCTTGCTGAGTATGTGCCTGGATGTCAGTGAGGGCATGGAGCACCTGGAGGCCAACGGCTTCATCCACAGAGATCTG GCTGCCAGAAACTGTCTGGTGAATGACTCTCTGGTGGTGAAGGTGTCTGACTTTGGCATGGCCAG ATACGTGTTAGATGACCAGTACACCAGCTCATCAGGTGCTAAGTTTCCCGTGAAGTGGTCGCCTCCTGAAGTCTTTAACTTCTGCAAATACAGCAGCAAGTCCGATGTCTGGTCCTACG gtgTGTTGATGTGGGAGGTTTTCACTGAGGGTCGCATGCCGTTTGAACAGAATCAGAACCACGAGGTGGTTACCTTGGTAACCAAGGGTCACCGCCTCTACAGACCCAAAATGGCCACGCCCGCCATCTTTGACATCATGCATCTCTGTTGGAGCGAG aGGCCAGAGGAGCGCCCGTCATTCTCTCAGCTCTGCCTGATGATCTCCGACGCTCTGGAGGGTGACGCCCCTCCCCCAAACTGA